taattttaaataacattacCTGTTGAAGTTCTCGCTTAGCTTCTTGGCTTGCTTGAGCTTTGTGCAGCTTAACAATATCAGCCAAACCATTTTCAATGAACACAGATTTCAGATATTCTTCCGTACGTTTATTGAGAGGGAAAAACTCCATTAAACGATTTTCTAATTGTCCTTTTTTCAATGCTGTTATAAGAGTTGATAtgcctttttcttttttcaaagttataaaaacttcaatcaaaaaatctaaCGCTATCCCATCTTTAATCAGATGCTCATTGTTAAGTACTGTCAAAACAGTTGGAGGAACAGATCCATTtcctatataaaaaaaatatgcttaaaTGTTCTTGGAGTACTTACATAAAACTGTTAGTTTAGTTGTgtacaaaaaaactaattaagtAGTTATTTTTCACACcacacaaaaacatttttctctattgcacttttttaagattgttaaatttatcaacgtTAAGATTTCAACAATGTTTGCCAAAGTGCTGAAAAggtatttcttttaatttaccaATCCACAATGCTGTCATTCGCGCTAGTTTAACTCTTTCTTCTGGTTGAAAGCCCTTTATGAAaaccaaaacttttttcatctcttcttcaaacattttttctaaatatttgtaaCGTCGCatcaattttacgaaaatctgaaataatgaaataacttattttaaaattttataaatttatacgtcaataattttattttacgtcaataaaataaaataacgtaAATAAACATAACACATCTAAAGTTTGATACCTGCTCATGATTTCGCATCGCTTCCATATCAGACGAAGCTTTGAAAATACAGGCATTAGTAAAAGGTCTTTCGCCGTCTTGAGATATTGATCCTCCTGGAactgattcaaaaattaataataagcgCATTTACGgaatttatagattttattattttacccAAAAGGCCACCCGCTATGAGTATATCGAAAAGTACTTCTCCATACCGACGATAGTCTAGCTTGTTTCCTGCGATGTCtagatatttaaatattgcaTCCAGATCTTCTGCTTTGTCAAGCCCTGCAATGACCGCATCGCGAAAGCCGGTAGGAtcgtttttctctctttcatctgtaaaaaaatacaaaggtacatattaaaattttgaattttaaataagatcaTTATGAGTTTACCTCTTTTTCTGGTCTTGATTCGTTGACCTTGTAGTACTGGTCTTTCAGCTTTTTGACTCATACAATAGAATgctgtaaaattaattcaattataaaatcaATGCCAAACATTATGCCAgcaatattctaaaaataaatgcttTGATAATGggaatatatattaataaaaaaaatatcgaagtgAAAGTAAATTgtgacctttttttattatgactgCCTAACTAAATTAAACGATtaaacacaaaagaaaaatagcaTCTCAgttcagaaaaatatatttatagagAAATATTATGTTTGAgacacaataaattttttgataaaagatCATAGggttgtcaaatattttgaaatactaaatTTTGTTAGTTATGAATACATATGTatataaccaaaaaaaaactaagtagattttgtctcaaatgagatttttttatagaaagtgCCAAAAAGCTGTTGATGAATGTGAAATGACGATACAAATTTAGTTTTAGTATCTTGTATTTACTTATTGGGAAAATTATAGAgaaaaacttggaaaatttgaagatttgtCAATTAATAAATGTGGCATTTTCTTCATACGTATTCAATCGAGACACATATATTgaaataatagaaattaatgctttgtttaagaaattaagtttaaaataattaagttttttatcaTGTCTTACTGAATAACTCGTATGATCTCGAAActtgaaacaatattttaataaatgctATTGcacttaataaattaatggattcctgtgaaaaaaaaacgtggatAGGCgtcctaaaatattaaaataaacgaaTAAATAGCAAAtagaaaactaaataaaacaaaataaaacgtaCGAGTTTATCactgttttgatttgaaatatatttttaaattaagtaccaaaaatatgttgatttttttagatgaatttttaaatctactTAATTCTGGCCGCACAGCTTCTCTTACACAAATGAAATGATGTCTCACTGCTGCAATCGCTCGGAAAAAACTCCGTAcccaaactttttttaaagcgaATACGGCAATGAGTCGTATTTGAGTGATAATGCGATTTGCCTTGTGCTAACTCAATCCAGCGATTACAAACCTCGTGGTATTTCTgcggaatttatttaatttaaataattattctgttatttttgagaaaattacactggaaatatttgttataaaatcaAGCACATAATAACCGAAACTAGggtagatttttgattttacaaaagaaaagtgGCGGATTTAGGTACAGGTCTAGGTACAGGATTTAGGTCTAGGTACATACCTAGGCATGTTAAAAAATGGTTTGCTGGATTCCGATGGTTTTCGATTATATAAAAAGTACCGCataagaaaaaagtaattcaacatcaatcaatttttggctTCACCCTTTacccatttaaatttttttacatatttcgaTACATTAAATTCAAAGTGTCgtgctttaactttttttaatagttcagTGAGCTGAATTGAATGTATTTTAGGTAAATATTGGGTGCATTTCACCTTCATATTATTAAACTGTTTGCATAGGAAGACATCATGATGCAAAACGTGACATAAAAAAGCAAATCGGAGGGCGTCTTTCTGAGCACAACGTTTCACAATGGGAGTtcagaaaaaacttaaaaaatgaagaaaaaataggaTTAGTAcaaacaaatttcatcaaactctttatttgaatatctatttttcagaaattttctaaaaactgcgtgcattaaacaaaatatgtacttatttgtattttttttttcaagtaacatTATTTCTggtgttatttttaaactaaatgcCGACCTATAAAGACTAAATGCAAAATTAGCTTTAAAATCGGACTTTTGGTCGTTTTATTTATCAGGTTTCTATTCATAATAGTTATAAGACTTTTTTAATCAAGTAactattttcttatttatcacATATTTGTTTATATAAGAAACGAAAGTTACATGATATTCTAATTATCTTCatttcatgttattttattttaaagcctCAATATTTCAATACTActtatattaaagtttttttttattaacaatataTGTGTTAACATCattctaaattaataatttttgggttgctaaatttttaaaaaatattcttaatcaaaattttaaaaaatatctttttgctCAATATGGTTTATGTTCTTACAACaagaattttcagaaaatataaataaataaaatatttatttgatcaaacaggtgtttttatctgttttacatatatcatatttttttaatccactTTGTTTTAAACGTctaacatttttgattaaggAATTGAATCCATGTAACTTTTATAAATCATCattgttttcaaaacaaaactgatcAGTTGAgacattatataaaaatatgaagaaccttataataaaaaaaagtaccgcGAAACGTGatttaaattcacatttttaaatatttttgagcttttatactttattgattttgatttattgctACATTAAGTAGCTCATCTCTAAGAAATAAAGctttattatgtatttttattttttattgaatttttaagtatttatatAAGtcgttgaaaaagttttacaaaaatcattttaaataaatcacatACTCTAAATGAAAGAATGAAAGGAAaagtcacacacacacacacattttttgacaaactgCGAAAGAGTTATGTAACTTTTCCTTCTGTTTTTTagctctaaaaattattttttatgacatttcttAATGTATTGTAAAcactagttttttttatttattttttaaattaaaaaatatcctaAAAGAACagtttttggactttattttcgcaaaatttttttagtttccaagttttctaaatatttttcgttcaaattgacattttatatCTTAACAAAATGTTAAGAacctaaaaaatgaattacgataaatttagttttttaacttTGCATATGGTGTATACCATTCTAAAACATACCAAAATGCGgaagtttcttatttttggatGGACCTAACGATTAGATTGATTTTgttactaatttaaaattctggattttaatattctttagAAGGGAATGCTCCATATGTAAGATCTGGCATATCAcaataaaaaacacacaaaatgtgtgaa
The sequence above is drawn from the Culicoides brevitarsis isolate CSIRO-B50_1 chromosome 1, AGI_CSIRO_Cbre_v1, whole genome shotgun sequence genome and encodes:
- the LOC134828069 gene encoding protein krasavietz; the protein is MSQKAERPVLQGQRIKTRKRDEREKNDPTGFRDAVIAGLDKAEDLDAIFKYLDIAGNKLDYRRYGEVLFDILIAGGLLVPGGSISQDGERPFTNACIFKASSDMEAMRNHEQIFVKLMRRYKYLEKMFEEEMKKVLVFIKGFQPEERVKLARMTALWIGNGSVPPTVLTVLNNEHLIKDGIALDFLIEVFITLKKEKGISTLITALKKGQLENRLMEFFPLNKRTEEYLKSVFIENGLADIVKLHKAQASQEAKRELQQALIDNLNDERPGKDIVNDIKEKSANYNIPEHEVIPLLWTTIMSLAEWNKKEELIAEQALKHLRLYTNLFQAFTTTDRSEVALILKVQEFCYENMNFMKVFQKIILLFYKTEVLSEDSILKWYKDGHSSKGKMHFLQQMKKFVEWLQNAEEESESEDEN